The following are from one region of the Chloracidobacterium sp. genome:
- the rsmD gene encoding 16S rRNA (guanine(966)-N(2))-methyltransferase RsmD, giving the protein MRIIAGEFRGRVIKSPPDSRTRPTSDRLRETLFNVLAPRIDDARFLDLCAGTGAIGMEAVSRGAAFVTFVDKSRKACALIEENLDLLGIAESKTEVLALAAENFTGREHRSGWDIVFFDPPYDSDYSDVLFDFGAEGSRLLLDGGLLIAEHHLKNRLPDAVGHLRRWRILKQGETNLSFYERS; this is encoded by the coding sequence ATGCGCATCATCGCCGGCGAATTTCGTGGTCGCGTGATCAAAAGTCCGCCGGACAGCCGTACGCGGCCCACGTCCGACCGGCTTCGCGAGACCTTGTTCAATGTACTGGCGCCGCGGATCGATGATGCCCGTTTCCTCGATCTGTGCGCTGGAACCGGAGCGATCGGTATGGAAGCCGTTTCCCGCGGTGCTGCGTTTGTTACGTTCGTGGACAAATCCCGTAAAGCCTGTGCTCTGATCGAGGAAAATCTTGACCTGCTTGGAATCGCCGAAAGCAAGACCGAGGTTTTGGCTCTCGCGGCCGAGAATTTCACCGGACGCGAACATAGGTCAGGTTGGGATATCGTCTTTTTCGATCCGCCGTATGATAGCGACTATTCAGACGTCTTGTTCGATTTTGGTGCCGAAGGTTCGCGGCTTCTATTGGACGGCGGTTTATTGATCGCGGAACACCATCTGAAAAACCGGTTGCCGGACGCTGTCGGCCATTTGAGGAGATGGCGGATCCTCAAACAAGGCGAAACGAATCTGAGCTTTTACGAGCGCAGCTGA
- a CDS encoding prepilin-type N-terminal cleavage/methylation domain-containing protein translates to MKDQKGFSLIELLIVVVVIGIIAAIAIPNLLASRRASNEASAISTLRTVHSAQVTYASTFGGGNYAGTVAAFDSVSFAQLGTARLIDPVLATGIKSGFSFTGGVSSSTPARPASFCARGVPLTTVGVTTTGTRNFAVATDGVIFSASADIPANANCVLDGTGAAAVAAALPLNN, encoded by the coding sequence ATGAAAGACCAAAAAGGGTTCTCGCTGATCGAATTACTGATCGTGGTGGTCGTGATCGGCATAATCGCTGCGATCGCGATACCGAACCTTCTCGCATCGCGACGGGCGTCGAACGAGGCATCGGCGATTTCGACACTTCGAACGGTTCATAGCGCACAGGTCACTTATGCATCGACATTCGGCGGCGGGAATTATGCAGGGACCGTCGCTGCTTTCGACAGCGTTTCGTTCGCGCAACTCGGTACTGCCCGACTGATCGATCCCGTACTTGCGACCGGCATCAAAAGCGGATTCTCGTTCACAGGTGGCGTAAGCAGCTCGACGCCGGCTCGACCTGCCAGTTTTTGTGCGCGGGGCGTTCCATTGACGACTGTCGGAGTGACCACGACCGGTACTCGCAATTTTGCTGTTGCAACCGACGGCGTCATCTTTTCGGCCTCGGCGGATATTCCTGCTAATGCAAACTGTGTATTGGACGGCACGGGTGCTGCGGCGGTCGCCGCTGCTCTGCCGTTAAACAATTAG
- a CDS encoding DMT family transporter, whose product MNVIVWIILCLIWGSTWIFIKIGLEELPPITFAVSRFLLSAVLLVPVIFFKKLPFPRTGSTWRLLILTGVLQFTINYSTVFWAEQHITSGLAAVLQAMITVFGLVLAWIFLPAERITPIKIVAVAIGIIGVGIIFADQLRVESTLAFAGAAAIVIGAYAAAQASILIKARAGGLDPVIILFVQMICGLPPLIIYALAAEGSPFHHHWGMRSTVSVLYLSIAGTIAAFWLYYWLLARIESTKAMMISLITPLIAVVIGNIVLGETLPPQTIFGGSLILASIALIVFRRRKIHEDPHQIAAVSEIQA is encoded by the coding sequence ATGAACGTTATTGTTTGGATCATCCTTTGTCTTATCTGGGGCTCGACCTGGATATTCATCAAGATCGGGCTCGAGGAACTTCCGCCAATTACTTTTGCCGTCTCGCGTTTTTTGCTATCTGCAGTGCTTCTCGTCCCGGTGATCTTTTTCAAAAAGCTGCCGTTCCCAAGAACGGGGTCTACATGGCGTTTACTGATACTGACCGGCGTGCTGCAGTTTACGATCAACTACAGTACGGTGTTTTGGGCCGAACAACATATCACATCCGGTCTCGCGGCCGTGCTTCAGGCGATGATCACGGTATTCGGCCTGGTCCTTGCATGGATCTTTCTTCCTGCAGAGCGAATCACACCTATCAAGATCGTCGCCGTGGCGATCGGCATCATAGGAGTCGGGATCATATTTGCCGACCAATTGAGAGTCGAGAGTACGCTTGCATTCGCTGGAGCGGCAGCAATTGTCATTGGCGCATACGCAGCAGCACAGGCCTCGATACTTATTAAGGCCCGGGCCGGTGGGCTTGATCCAGTGATCATTCTTTTTGTACAGATGATCTGCGGTCTGCCGCCTTTGATCATTTACGCACTCGCTGCCGAGGGCTCGCCGTTCCATCATCACTGGGGAATGCGATCAACAGTGTCCGTCCTGTATCTGTCGATCGCCGGCACCATCGCAGCCTTCTGGCTCTATTATTGGCTTTTGGCCCGGATCGAATCTACAAAAGCGATGATGATCTCGTTGATCACGCCGTTGATCGCGGTCGTGATCGGCAACATTGTACTGGGCGAAACTCTTCCGCCACAGACGATATTCGGCGGATCGCTGATTCTTGCAAGTATCGCGCTGATCGTATTTCGTCGAAGGAAGATTCACGAAGATCCGCACCAGATAGCGGCCGTTTCAGAAATTCAAGCCTAG
- the purD gene encoding phosphoribosylamine--glycine ligase — translation MRILVIGSGGREHAICRSFSRNRLVEKLFCANGNAGIASMAELVPISPNEIVSLADFAQANAIDLTFVGGETPLALGIVDEFKSRGSRIIGASKDAARLEASKSFAKDFMRRHEIPTAQYRTAHSSSEAIAILNSGLFGDALSPVVVKADGLAAGKGVVVAGNRAEALTAIAELATTVGTEAAAVIVLEECLVGREVSLIMFCDGENFALMPATRDHKRIGDGDTGPNTGGMGTFTDASLLSKGQTDEIIESIVKPTIRGCKSEGFPFCGILFLGLMMTDRGPQVLEYNVRFGDPETQSILIRLETDLVEICEAMLEERLDRTEIRWRSGNSACVIVASDGYPYKARTGDVIAGLNRLDGLDDIVVFHSGTAINDAGEFVTAGGRVLGVTAVGDDLDSAISKAYEAVKMIEFDGMQYRKDIGK, via the coding sequence ATGAGAATTCTAGTCATCGGATCGGGTGGGCGTGAGCATGCGATCTGTCGCTCTTTTTCGCGGAACCGACTCGTTGAAAAGCTGTTTTGCGCCAATGGCAATGCCGGTATCGCGTCGATGGCTGAGCTTGTACCAATCAGCCCGAACGAGATCGTATCGCTTGCCGATTTTGCCCAAGCCAACGCGATCGATCTTACTTTTGTCGGTGGTGAGACGCCGCTCGCGCTTGGGATCGTCGACGAATTTAAGTCTCGCGGGTCTAGAATTATCGGAGCTTCTAAGGACGCGGCGCGGCTCGAGGCCAGCAAGTCGTTTGCGAAGGATTTCATGCGTCGACACGAGATTCCGACCGCACAATATCGAACCGCACATTCATCATCAGAAGCCATCGCAATATTGAATTCGGGATTGTTTGGCGACGCTCTATCGCCTGTTGTTGTAAAGGCCGATGGTCTCGCGGCCGGTAAAGGGGTCGTCGTTGCCGGCAACCGCGCCGAAGCTCTGACGGCGATCGCCGAGCTTGCGACAACGGTCGGCACAGAAGCGGCAGCTGTCATCGTATTGGAAGAATGCCTAGTCGGCAGGGAAGTCTCGCTGATAATGTTCTGCGACGGGGAGAACTTCGCTCTAATGCCTGCAACCCGAGACCATAAGCGTATCGGTGACGGCGACACTGGACCGAACACCGGTGGGATGGGTACATTCACCGATGCATCGCTTCTAAGCAAGGGCCAAACCGATGAAATAATTGAATCGATCGTCAAACCGACCATTCGAGGCTGCAAAAGCGAAGGCTTTCCTTTCTGCGGAATTCTATTTCTCGGACTTATGATGACCGATCGCGGCCCGCAGGTCTTGGAGTACAACGTGCGTTTTGGCGATCCTGAAACGCAATCGATCCTGATACGTCTCGAGACCGATCTTGTCGAAATTTGCGAAGCGATGCTTGAAGAGCGGCTTGATCGTACTGAGATCAGATGGCGTTCAGGCAACTCGGCATGTGTCATCGTGGCGTCTGACGGTTATCCCTACAAAGCCAGGACCGGCGATGTGATCGCAGGCCTTAACAGACTTGACGGGCTTGACGACATCGTCGTATTTCATTCCGGAACTGCAATAAACGATGCAGGAGAATTCGTAACCGCCGGCGGACGCGTTCTCGGCGTGACCGCGGTCGGGGATGACCTCGATTCTGCGATCTCAAAGGCGTATGAAGCGGTCAAAATGATCGAATTTGACGGAATGCAGTATCGAAAAGATATCGGCAAATAA
- a CDS encoding zinc-ribbon domain containing protein — MTEHGYNEIDGHENGSVSGEAEFVDQSINCIDCGNDFIWTSGEQAFFRDKNLKNPPKRCKDCKQAKTQRLAAIAAAQESGIKQRIEVSVNCASCNASTTVPFYPSQGRPVYCRSCFLEMNPSLLNSGSPDR, encoded by the coding sequence ATGACCGAACATGGGTATAACGAAATCGACGGACACGAAAACGGTTCGGTTTCGGGTGAAGCCGAATTTGTAGATCAATCGATCAACTGTATCGATTGCGGGAACGACTTTATTTGGACTTCCGGTGAGCAGGCGTTCTTTCGAGATAAGAACCTGAAAAATCCGCCAAAGCGTTGCAAGGACTGTAAACAAGCAAAGACTCAGAGGTTGGCTGCGATAGCCGCGGCTCAGGAATCCGGCATAAAGCAACGCATCGAGGTCTCGGTCAACTGCGCAAGCTGTAATGCAAGCACGACCGTACCTTTTTATCCATCTCAGGGCCGGCCGGTCTATTGCCGTTCCTGTTTTCTCGAAATGAACCCGTCGCTTCTCAACAGCGGCAGCCCCGATCGTTGA
- the aroC gene encoding chorismate synthase: MHFKFTTAGESHGPALVTIIEGVPAGLPIDQDAIDHELWRRQQGYGRGGRMKIESDSVKVLAGVRHGKALGSPIALIIENRDFVHWQDVMSAVEPDTEPKNPREVKRPRPGHADLAGGLKFQTRDLRDILERASARETAARVAAGAVAKQLLAQFSIEVRSHVAKIGPIPQRPIDAAWESIAAIPVDSLLNCVDRGLEREMVAFIDEAKANGDTLGGVFEVVAKGIPVGLGSHTSWEDKLDGRIARAIMSIHAVKAVEIGEAIENAGRFGSEAHDQIHHDGEQFVRPTNRAGGLEGGITNGEELRVRGYMKPISTLRKALHSVDIDSKEDSLAAFERSDITAVPAAGVIAESMIAIVLADSLREKFGGDSLHEMTRNHQAFLQSVSEY; encoded by the coding sequence ATGCATTTCAAGTTCACAACCGCTGGCGAATCGCACGGACCCGCACTCGTAACGATAATCGAGGGCGTACCCGCCGGTTTGCCGATCGATCAAGACGCTATCGATCATGAGCTATGGCGACGACAGCAGGGGTATGGCCGCGGCGGCCGCATGAAGATCGAATCTGATTCGGTCAAGGTCCTTGCGGGCGTTCGTCACGGTAAGGCTCTTGGGTCACCGATCGCATTGATTATCGAGAATCGAGATTTCGTGCACTGGCAGGACGTGATGTCGGCCGTAGAACCGGACACAGAACCTAAGAATCCGCGTGAAGTAAAGCGCCCTCGCCCGGGCCACGCAGATCTTGCAGGCGGACTGAAATTTCAAACGCGCGATCTTCGCGACATCCTCGAACGAGCGTCGGCGCGAGAGACCGCAGCCCGCGTTGCCGCAGGGGCCGTAGCGAAACAGCTTCTTGCGCAGTTTAGTATCGAAGTCCGAAGTCACGTCGCGAAAATCGGCCCCATTCCTCAACGACCGATCGATGCGGCTTGGGAGTCGATTGCCGCGATACCAGTCGATTCGCTTTTGAATTGCGTTGACCGCGGTCTCGAACGCGAGATGGTGGCCTTCATCGATGAAGCGAAGGCAAACGGGGATACGCTAGGGGGCGTATTCGAGGTAGTCGCAAAAGGGATCCCTGTTGGATTGGGTTCGCACACAAGCTGGGAAGACAAGCTTGATGGTCGAATAGCAAGGGCGATAATGTCGATACATGCTGTTAAAGCGGTTGAGATCGGCGAAGCGATCGAAAATGCAGGGCGATTTGGCTCGGAGGCTCACGACCAGATCCACCATGACGGCGAGCAATTCGTCCGGCCGACGAATCGAGCAGGCGGGCTCGAAGGCGGGATCACGAACGGCGAGGAACTTCGCGTTCGGGGTTACATGAAGCCGATCTCGACACTTCGCAAAGCCCTTCACTCGGTCGACATCGATTCCAAAGAAGATAGTCTGGCGGCATTCGAGCGATCGGACATTACGGCCGTTCCCGCAGCCGGCGTTATCGCCGAATCGATGATCGCGATCGTTCTTGCAGATTCATTGCGCGAAAAATTTGGTGGCGATTCGCTTCACGAAATGACCCGAAATCACCAAGCGTTCCTTCAAAGTGTCTCTGAATATTAG